The following are from one region of the Ruficoccus sp. ZRK36 genome:
- a CDS encoding PQQ-dependent sugar dehydrogenase, translated as MPRSLFLLLCLGLPLGLLAQLPNQNPAQPPLGPAADGLSLPAGFKAEVINEAVGPARHLTVRENGDIYVRLSKRTEGGGIAALRDTNADGKYDQVEYFGPGEGTGAALVTVSTPAGPIEYLYYSSSTEVMRQEFAGNELVPSGPIETVVAGFPRQYAHNAKSIALDGEGRLFVNSGAPSNACQEKQRTPGSAGIVNCPQLDRSGGIWVFDATQTDQRQSDGKRFATGLRNCVALAWNPASNQLYTVMHGRDQLSNLFPKLYTQSDNARLPAEEMHLLTEGSNAGWPYTYWDPSSNKRMLAPEYGGNGKTVWRPGLIRGLEGDPQFQDPVIALPAHWAPNGLTFYTGSQFPERYEGGAFIAFHGSWNRAPLMQGGYNIVFVPFDGEKPSGGWEIFADGFAGEAEVKSPGSAKARPVGLAVGPDGSLYVSDSRQGRLWRISYED; from the coding sequence ATGCCACGATCTCTCTTTCTCCTCCTGTGCCTGGGCCTGCCGCTTGGTTTGCTCGCCCAGCTCCCGAACCAGAACCCCGCCCAGCCGCCGCTGGGCCCCGCCGCGGACGGCCTAAGCCTGCCTGCCGGGTTTAAGGCCGAGGTCATCAACGAGGCGGTCGGGCCCGCCCGCCACCTGACCGTGCGCGAGAACGGCGACATCTACGTGCGGCTGAGTAAGCGGACGGAGGGAGGTGGCATCGCCGCCCTGCGCGATACGAACGCAGACGGCAAATACGACCAGGTGGAGTACTTCGGCCCCGGCGAGGGTACGGGGGCCGCACTGGTCACCGTCAGCACCCCGGCTGGCCCGATCGAATACCTGTACTACTCCAGCTCCACCGAGGTCATGCGCCAGGAGTTTGCCGGTAATGAGCTCGTCCCGTCAGGCCCCATCGAGACGGTCGTGGCGGGCTTCCCGCGCCAATACGCACACAACGCCAAATCCATCGCCCTCGATGGCGAGGGGCGGCTCTTCGTCAATTCCGGGGCCCCGTCAAACGCCTGCCAGGAAAAGCAGCGCACACCCGGCTCTGCCGGTATCGTCAACTGCCCCCAACTCGACCGCAGCGGTGGCATCTGGGTCTTTGACGCCACACAGACCGACCAGCGCCAGAGCGACGGTAAACGCTTCGCCACCGGCCTGCGTAATTGCGTGGCACTCGCCTGGAACCCGGCCTCCAACCAGCTCTACACGGTCATGCACGGGCGCGACCAGCTCAGCAACCTCTTCCCCAAGCTCTATACCCAGAGCGACAATGCCCGCCTCCCCGCCGAGGAGATGCACCTCCTCACCGAGGGCAGCAATGCCGGCTGGCCCTACACCTACTGGGACCCGTCCAGTAACAAACGCATGCTCGCCCCCGAGTACGGCGGTAACGGCAAGACCGTCTGGCGCCCCGGCCTCATCCGCGGGCTGGAGGGAGACCCGCAGTTTCAGGATCCGGTCATCGCCCTGCCCGCCCACTGGGCCCCGAACGGCCTCACCTTCTACACCGGCAGCCAATTCCCCGAGCGCTATGAGGGCGGTGCCTTCATCGCCTTTCATGGGTCGTGGAACCGCGCCCCGCTCATGCAGGGTGGCTACAACATCGTCTTTGTCCCCTTCGACGGTGAGAAGCCCTCCGGCGGATGGGAAATCTTTGCTGATGGCTTCGCGGGTGAAGCCGAGGTCAAAAGCCCCGGCTCAGCCAAGGCCCGCCCGGTCGGCCTGGCCGTCGGCCCCGACGGCAGCCTCTACGTCAGCGATTCGCGACAGGGTCGCCTCTGGAGAATCAGCTACGAAGACTAA
- a CDS encoding ATP-dependent 6-phosphofructokinase: MARKPKTKCIGILTSGGDCPGLNAAIRGVAKAAIHHGIKVLGVMDGFRGLVENRFTPLDDAQVSGILTLGGTLLGTSRDKPHKMPMGDQVLDMTEVAVANAKAQQIDCLVCLGGNGTQKNALRIQKAGLNVLTLPKTIDNDVAVTDVSFGFDTAMNIATDAIDRLHTTATSHHRVIVCELMGHKAGWLALGAGIAGGADVVLIPEIPYDLNVVAEHLIERRKHNKRFSIIAVAEGAISKAEASQTDEEKEKKKKAKKKTAARKHKPGEPHLVQESLDSRIARELQQMTGLEARTTSLGHVQRGGSPSARDRLLCTLLGTMAGRLLAEGHYNHMIAVKGTQAVPVPLEKVAGIIKTVPHDHDWLKSAMLVETCLGDHR, translated from the coding sequence ATGGCCCGTAAGCCGAAAACCAAATGTATTGGCATCCTCACCTCCGGCGGGGACTGCCCAGGATTGAACGCCGCCATCCGCGGGGTGGCCAAAGCCGCTATTCACCACGGGATCAAAGTTCTCGGGGTCATGGATGGTTTCCGGGGCTTGGTGGAGAACCGCTTTACGCCGCTCGATGACGCGCAGGTCTCCGGTATCCTGACTCTTGGGGGCACGCTGCTGGGGACCAGCCGCGATAAGCCGCACAAGATGCCGATGGGCGACCAGGTCCTCGATATGACCGAAGTCGCCGTGGCCAACGCCAAGGCCCAGCAGATCGACTGCCTGGTCTGTCTCGGTGGTAACGGTACCCAGAAAAACGCCCTGCGCATCCAGAAGGCCGGGCTCAACGTCCTCACGCTGCCCAAGACCATTGATAACGATGTGGCCGTGACGGACGTGTCTTTCGGCTTCGATACGGCGATGAATATCGCGACCGACGCCATTGACCGCCTGCACACCACCGCGACCAGCCACCACCGCGTCATTGTCTGCGAGCTGATGGGCCACAAGGCCGGTTGGCTGGCACTGGGCGCGGGTATCGCCGGGGGCGCGGATGTTGTTCTGATTCCCGAGATTCCCTACGACTTGAATGTTGTGGCCGAGCACTTGATCGAGCGCCGTAAGCACAACAAACGCTTTTCCATCATCGCTGTCGCCGAAGGCGCTATCTCCAAGGCCGAAGCCTCTCAAACCGACGAGGAAAAAGAGAAAAAGAAAAAGGCCAAAAAGAAGACCGCCGCCCGCAAGCACAAGCCCGGCGAGCCGCATCTGGTGCAGGAGTCGCTGGATAGCCGCATCGCCCGCGAGCTTCAGCAGATGACAGGTCTGGAGGCGCGCACGACTTCTCTCGGGCACGTCCAGCGGGGTGGCTCACCCAGCGCGCGTGACCGCCTGCTGTGTACGCTGCTTGGCACCATGGCTGGCCGCCTGCTGGCCGAGGGGCACTACAACCACATGATCGCGGTCAAGGGAACGCAGGCTGTGCCGGTCCCGCTGGAAAAGGTGGCAGGCATCATCAAGACCGTGCCCCACGATCACGACTGGCTGAAGTCCGCCATGCTCGTGGAGACCTGCCTCGGCGACCACCGGTAG